From the genome of Triticum aestivum cultivar Chinese Spring chromosome 3B, IWGSC CS RefSeq v2.1, whole genome shotgun sequence, one region includes:
- the LOC123070536 gene encoding uncharacterized protein: MSGGASKRFGENEDFELLLSKSDIRESSYRKHSLWMAHWTRDGHSAEPQNSKSCSPFEEIDDVGYSKDCGNLPFELMKARMAESLMVGVSHGGASSGNTQQFSSNTWGVAHDVCQEVQCKNTDQFNRPFERSMVQKNLNVYAAKTVISERFSVHKPSDLSVDSHKLLSSDNLSSEWSHFPMFAINRKIDSILNPRRSALSVSSDKFFVPQYNLKANISASNTMAFSSKEYQFHTHQVSDENMTRCKSAAVIQPHQDDCLGLNSDHAGRNLKGHLSVEESCSCSKDETNSLGSPSKGSPYQSSKNKDIFSASRKDDEIVEALLEQKLGTSERCQKQQDWEEVVFYEPALDRQYQMKSVDASSIGKGIDVDINGQGVTFPNLLQGEQQYRKVDSAVNFTEISKLLDKIEKAPVMKSKGEALACRKPPRQKLTNSKQKGSCLFEMLTVPSKSHLTCSKDPTYSVNSRSNTSRCSLETQKQFSTKTDTLYSDTHDASKSIAGFASTSTQKDSGYPDSEKTERVVSSSTKRVSSCCEGNETINMSSEHQNSYSKATCASKKEWSIPKTSSMNLDLVLFQMSRMRNPISKAPTESPVCSDPNDKWLKRLKCDTSDPHVPCSKKPKTGDIATPGGACTVFGQVLDYKRDSACMIKQVKEDQVVHETLMDQQNQDASPMSTKSLNHWIGRWCQGGSPSFHGASSPAKQSRKSNTPPDCLEGQFPSIAAMAMMGRVMNKLRPCELEKRGPSVVWKTEGL; this comes from the exons ATGTCTGGTGGTGCTTCCAAAAGATTTGGTGAGAATGAAGACTTTGAACTTCTGCTGAGCAAAAGTGATATCAGAGAATCATCTTACCGCAAGCACTCCCTGTGGATGGCACACTGGACAAGAGATGGCCACAGTGCAGAACCTCAAAATAGCAAGAGCTGTAGTCCGTTTGAGGAAATCGATGATGTCGGATATTCAAAAGATTGTGGGAATTTACCTTTTGAGCTCATGAAAGCTAGGATGGCTGAAAGTTTGATGGTTGGAGTTAGCCATGGAGGTGCATCTTCCGGGAATACACAGCAATTCAGTTCTAATACGTGGGGTGTAGCACATGATGTTTGCCAAGAAGTTCAATGCAAGAATACTGATCAGTTTAATAGACCTTTCGAAAGATCTATGGTACAGAAAAATCTGAATGTATATGCTGCTAAGACAGTGATATCAGAAAGATTTTCTGTACATAAGCCTTCAGATTTATCTGTGGATTCTCATAAACTTTTGAGCTCTGACAATCTGAGTTCAGAATGGAGCCATTTTCCTATGTTTGCAATCAATAGGAAAATTGACAGTATACTCAACCCAAGACGGTCTGCTCTTTCTGTGTCATCTGATAAATTTTTTGTTCCACAATATAATTTGAAGGCAAATATATCTGCGTCTAATACAATGGCATTTTCATCAAAGGAATATCAGTTCCACACACACCAAGTATCTGATGAAAATATGACTCGCTGCAAATCTGCAGCAGTCATCCAACCTCATCAAGATGATTGTCTCGGTCTCAATTCTGACCATGCAGGAAGAAATCTGAAAGGACATTTGTCAGTTGAAGAATCGTGCTCTTGCAGTAAGGATGAAACTAACTCCCTTGGTAGCCCATCAAAAGGGTCACCTTATCAGTCTAGCAAGAATAAAGACATATTTTCAGCAAGCAGAAAAGACGATGAAATTGTTGAAGCTTTGTTGGAACAGAAGTTAGGAACATCTGAAAGATGCCAAAAACAACAGGATTGGGAGGAAGTAGTATTTTATGAGCCAGCATTAGATAGACAATACCAGATGAAATCAGTTGATGCTTCTTCCATTGGCAAGGGCATTGATGTGGACATTAATGGCCAAGGTGTGACATTTCCTAATTTGTTACAAGGTGAACAACAATATCGCAAAGTGGATTCTGCTGTGAATTTCACAGAGATCTCCAAGTTACTGGATAAAATTGAAAAGGCACCAGTAATGAAGAGCAAAGGTGAAGCACTGGCTTGTAGAAAACCACCAAGGCAAAAATTGACAAATAGCAAGCAAAAAGGGTCCTGCTTATTTGAAATGTTAACGGTACCATCCAAATCACATCTCACATGCTCCAAAGATCCAACATATTCGGTGAATTCTCGCAGTAACACAAGCAGATGTTCATTGGAAACACAGAAACAGTTCTCGACAAAAACAGATACATTGTACAGCGATACTCATGATGCATCAAAATCCATAGCAG GGTTCGCTTCAACGTCAACACAAAAG GACTCTGGTTACCCAGACTCAGAAAAAACTGAACGGGTAGTCTCTTCCTCAACTAAAAGAGTATCAAGCTGCTGTGAAGGAAATGAAACAATCAACATGAGCTCGGAGCATCAAAACTCTTATTCCAAAGCAACTTGTGCTAGTAAGAAAGAATGGAGCATACCCAAAACGTCAAGCATGAATTTGGATCTAGTTCTTTTTCAAATGAGCAGAATGAGAAATCCGATTTCCAAGGCTCCAACTGAGTCACCAGTATGCTCAGACCCAAATGACAAGTGGCTGAAACGCCTGAAATGTGATACTTCAGATCCACATGTTCCTTGTTCCAAGAAACCAAAGACTGGAGACATAGCAACTCCTGGAGGAGCATGTACCGTGTTTGGTCAAGTGCTTGATTATAAGAGGGACAGTGCTTGCATGATCAAACAGGTTAAGGAGGACCAAGTGGTGCATGAAACATTGATGGACCAACAAAACCAAGATGCGTCTCCTATGTCAACAAAAAGTCTTAATCACTGGATAGGGAGGTGGTGCCAAGGTGGCTCCCCTAGTTTTCATGGAGCTTCGAGTCCAGCAAAGCAATCGCGAAAGTCTAACACACCACCTGATTGTCTTGAAGGTCAGTTTCCAAGCATCGCCGCGATGGCTATGATGGGGCGTGTAATGAACAAGCTCCGCCCTTGTGAACTTGAGAAGAGGGGTCCTTCTGTAGTCTGGAAGACAGAGGGGTTATGA